One Oryza glaberrima chromosome 11, OglaRS2, whole genome shotgun sequence genomic region harbors:
- the LOC127755907 gene encoding uncharacterized protein LOC127755907, which yields MKCSRVRLVLVMVSLQAMIAMLPDGAGAQNGDGSRCSKVRCGMGSCSESSDYVFGFACRCNPGWSRYHLGNLQFPFLPCVIPNCTINYSCQNGSSSPSPSPPPPPPPPPAMPSLTNLSIYDPCLLQYCGDGGSCERSSEFGHRCACHDGFQNLLNDTSYPCYQQCSLGSDCSGLGISMFNGSQPGTAPPAPFSFTVKKSGAAASSLLPAGGGVLLHLLLVLVSSFMIG from the exons ATGAAGTGCAGCAGAGTCAGATTAGTTCTTGTGATGGTTTCTCTGCAGGCCATGATCGCCATGCTGCCAGATGGAGCAGGAGCACAAA ATGGAGATGGGAGTAGGTGCAGCAAGGTGAGGTGCGGGATGGGGAGCTGCAGCGAGTCGAGCGACTACGTGTTCGGGTTCGCGTGCAGGTGCAACCCCGGGTGGAGCCGCTACCACCTCGGCAACCTGCagttccccttcctcccctgtGTCATACCCAACT GCACCATCAACTACTCGTGCCAGAacgggtcgtcgtcgccgtcgccgtcgccgccaccgccaccgcctccgccgccggcgatgccgTCGCTGACGAACCTCTCCATCTACGACC CTTGCCTCCTCCAGtactgcggcgacggcggcagctgcgAGAGGTCGTCGGAGTTCGGCCACCGCTGCGCCTGCCACGACGGCTTCCAGAACCTTCTCAACGACACCTCCTACCCTTGCTACCAGCAGT GTTCGCTTGGGTCGGACTGCTCCGGCCTAGGGATCAGCATGTTCAACGGGTCGCAGCcggggacggcgccgccggcgccgttctCGTTCACCGTCAAGaagtccggcgccgccgcctcctcccttctgccggccggcggcggcgtgctgctccacctcctcctcgtgctGGTCTCCTCCTTCATGATAGGATGA
- the LOC127753661 gene encoding probable E3 ubiquitin-protein ligase RHY1A: protein MLPGVELARRRRVHYHGDGAAAGAGFGEHHHGHYNYFHQQHHRQAVASAEAGAGAGGEVSPAVAARIRLEEKLRGAAAAPSSSLSRWGRRFHERDGSTTSRQQNNQQEQQIQLPTEPRPTPKPSMTMLEAPSTRKAPRREMRRTLSKADLCAVCLDEVRERHQRVTRLPCSHKYHSECVLPWLAIQPDCPCCRTQVPSVDSLFVA, encoded by the exons atgcTTCCGGGGGTGGAgctggcgaggcggcggcgggtgcacTACCacggcgacggggcggcggcgggggcggggttTGGGGAGCACCACCACGGGCACTACAACTACTTCCACCAGCAGCACCACCGTCAGGCGGTGGCGAgcgcggaggcgggggcgggcgCAGGGGGCGAGGTGAGccccgcggtggcggcgcgcatCCGGCTCGAGGAGAAGCTGcggggcgccgcggccgcgccctcgTCGTCTCTCTCGAG GTGGGGCAGGCGATTTCACGAACGAGATGGGAGCACAACCTCCAGACAACAGAACAACCAGCAAGAGCAGCAGATTCAGCTGCCCACTGAACCCAGGCCTACTCCCAAACCTTCGATGACCATGCTGGAGGCGCCATCAACAAGAAAAGCCCCCCGCCGCGAGATGAGGAGGACACTTTCCAAGGCCGATCTCTGCGCTGTGTGCCTCGACGAAGTGCGGGAGCGACACCAGCGGGTCACCAGGCTACCCTGCTCCCACAAGTACCACTCGGAGTGCGTCCTCCCCTGGCTGGCCATCCAACCAGACTGCCCCTGCTGCAGGACGCAGGTCCCTTCGGTGGACTCCCTCTTTGTAGCTTGA